A genomic region of Catalinimonas niigatensis contains the following coding sequences:
- a CDS encoding phosphatidylinositol-specific phospholipase C/glycerophosphodiester phosphodiesterase family protein, whose amino-acid sequence MKKLLIVFLFFSHTINAQVVPLPHAHAHNDYAHARPLMDALSYGFTSVEADVLLIDGELYVGHDMPQGNHSLPTLEEAYLQPLQRVVHNHRGKVYPDYEGDFYLMLDFKTDAEATYTLLKEKLADYQSMLTYAENGEFHKGAVTIFLSGNRPIATVKQESKSLVAIDGRPDDLGKNYASTLMPFISQHFRTVVNWDGEGDIPAAELQKLTELTAKAHAEDKKVRLWASPENEKVWQVLMQAEADLINTDKLSELRNFLINSYSSSH is encoded by the coding sequence ATGAAAAAACTACTCATTGTTTTCCTTTTTTTCAGTCATACGATTAATGCTCAGGTGGTGCCTTTGCCTCATGCACACGCCCATAACGATTATGCGCACGCACGACCATTGATGGATGCTTTATCTTATGGCTTCACCAGCGTAGAAGCGGACGTTTTACTCATTGATGGAGAGTTGTATGTAGGACACGATATGCCTCAAGGCAATCATTCACTGCCTACCCTGGAGGAAGCTTATTTGCAACCGCTGCAGCGTGTTGTACACAACCACCGAGGCAAGGTATACCCGGATTATGAAGGAGATTTTTACCTGATGCTGGACTTTAAAACAGATGCAGAAGCCACCTATACCCTACTCAAAGAAAAATTGGCGGACTATCAATCTATGCTTACTTACGCAGAAAATGGGGAGTTTCACAAAGGAGCGGTTACCATCTTTCTGTCTGGCAATCGCCCTATTGCTACGGTGAAGCAGGAAAGCAAAAGCCTGGTAGCCATAGATGGCAGACCGGATGATTTAGGAAAAAACTATGCCAGTACCTTGATGCCCTTCATCAGCCAGCATTTTCGGACAGTAGTTAACTGGGATGGTGAAGGAGATATTCCGGCAGCGGAGCTACAAAAACTCACTGAACTCACTGCCAAAGCCCATGCCGAAGATAAGAAAGTAAGGCTTTGGGCCTCACCTGAAAATGAAAAAGTATGGCAGGTACTCATGCAGGCAGAAGCCGATCTGATCAATACCGATAAACTTTCGGAACTACGAAACTTCCTGATCAACAGCTACTCCAGCAGCCACTAG
- a CDS encoding alkaline phosphatase PhoX — translation MQSNTQNRRTFLKSAGIVSLGFLGLTQYVNSQSLLAPTAKNAGYGPLLPDPQGLLNLPKGFSYKVIFQQGEQMSDGFISGGNPDGMATFAGSNGKVILIRNHETNPGDEKGPYGKNLELLSKLKPKQIYDYGKGVRPGTGGTSTLIFNEKTSEVETSYLSLAGTVRNCAGGMTPWNSWITCEENTSRAGEELEQDHGYNFEVPASEKINLTKPVPLKEMGRFNHEAVCVDPRTSIVYQTEDRGDGLIYRFIPKKKEKLHKGGKLQVLAIKEQKSFDTRNWKDQKSPKMPKNQKMEVEWLDIDDVEAPEDDLRLRGFEQGAARFARGEGMWFGDNEVYFACTNGGENATGQVFRYVPSAYEGTEREQESPGMLELFLEPNDQDILKNCDNLTVAPWGDLILCEDHSEPFVVGVTQQGEFYKLAENIGHRTEFTGGVFSPSGDTYFVNIQGAGLTVAITGPWKKTV, via the coding sequence ATGCAAAGCAACACACAGAATAGAAGAACTTTCCTTAAATCAGCCGGAATCGTCAGCCTGGGCTTTCTGGGTCTTACCCAATATGTCAATAGCCAGTCATTGCTGGCTCCTACTGCCAAAAATGCCGGATACGGACCTTTGCTTCCTGACCCTCAAGGGCTTCTGAATTTACCCAAAGGCTTTTCCTACAAAGTAATTTTCCAACAGGGAGAGCAAATGAGCGATGGCTTTATCAGTGGCGGCAATCCCGATGGAATGGCTACTTTTGCCGGAAGTAACGGAAAGGTTATTCTGATCCGTAACCATGAAACTAATCCCGGAGATGAAAAGGGACCTTACGGCAAAAACCTGGAACTACTCAGCAAACTCAAACCTAAGCAGATTTATGATTATGGAAAAGGTGTCAGGCCGGGAACCGGGGGTACCAGTACCCTCATCTTCAACGAGAAAACCAGCGAGGTAGAAACATCATACCTTAGTCTGGCAGGTACCGTCCGCAACTGTGCCGGTGGTATGACGCCCTGGAATAGCTGGATCACTTGTGAAGAAAACACCAGTCGCGCCGGAGAGGAACTGGAACAGGATCATGGCTACAACTTTGAAGTACCTGCCTCTGAAAAAATCAACCTCACCAAGCCTGTTCCTTTGAAAGAAATGGGCCGATTTAACCACGAAGCGGTGTGTGTTGACCCACGAACCAGCATTGTGTATCAAACGGAAGATCGGGGTGATGGACTGATCTACCGCTTTATACCCAAGAAGAAAGAAAAACTTCACAAAGGGGGCAAACTACAGGTGCTGGCCATCAAAGAGCAGAAAAGCTTTGACACCCGTAACTGGAAAGATCAGAAGAGCCCTAAGATGCCTAAGAACCAAAAGATGGAAGTAGAATGGCTGGACATAGATGATGTGGAAGCCCCTGAGGATGATCTGCGTCTCAGAGGGTTTGAGCAGGGAGCAGCCCGCTTTGCTCGCGGCGAAGGGATGTGGTTTGGCGACAATGAAGTGTATTTTGCCTGTACCAACGGTGGTGAGAATGCAACCGGGCAAGTATTTCGCTATGTACCCAGTGCATACGAAGGGACTGAACGCGAACAGGAATCTCCCGGTATGCTGGAGCTTTTCCTGGAACCCAACGATCAGGACATTCTCAAGAACTGCGACAACCTCACTGTAGCTCCCTGGGGCGACCTTATCCTTTGTGAAGATCATTCTGAACCTTTTGTGGTAGGCGTTACACAGCAGGGAGAGTTTTATAAGCTGGCAGAAAATATCGGTCATCGTACCGAATTTACTGGAGGTGTCTTCTCTCCTTCCGGTGATACTTACTTTGTCAACATACAAGGCGCAGGGCTGACTGTAGCTATCACGGGTCCCTGGAAGAAGACGGTATGA
- a CDS encoding YdcF family protein, with the protein MDKKTWIQTIWNYHLMQHTLERADCILTLGSHDLRVASHAADLYLQGWADYLIFSGGLGRLTEGMWEKPEAEVFAEVAIQKGVPEEHILMENRSTNTGENLRFTEQLMKEKGLDFQKFIVVQKPYMERRAYATFKKHFPAKECLISSPPLSYDEYCIPTDPEINHERVVHLIVGDLQRIKVYADKGFQVPQEIPEEVWQAYEGLVNLGYKEHFIAE; encoded by the coding sequence ATGGACAAAAAAACATGGATACAAACCATCTGGAATTATCACCTGATGCAACATACGCTGGAGAGAGCCGATTGCATTCTTACCCTAGGCAGTCATGACCTGAGAGTAGCGTCACATGCCGCTGACCTTTACCTGCAAGGCTGGGCAGATTACCTTATTTTTTCTGGTGGCCTCGGAAGGCTTACTGAAGGAATGTGGGAAAAGCCTGAGGCAGAAGTTTTTGCTGAAGTTGCCATTCAAAAAGGAGTGCCTGAAGAACATATTTTGATGGAGAACAGATCCACCAATACGGGTGAAAACCTGCGATTCACCGAACAACTGATGAAAGAGAAGGGGCTGGATTTCCAAAAATTCATTGTGGTACAAAAGCCTTATATGGAACGGAGGGCGTATGCTACGTTTAAAAAACATTTTCCTGCCAAAGAATGCCTGATCTCATCACCACCTTTAAGTTATGATGAGTATTGCATTCCTACTGATCCTGAAATTAACCATGAACGGGTAGTTCATCTCATTGTTGGTGATTTGCAACGTATTAAAGTCTATGCAGATAAAGGGTTTCAGGTTCCTCAGGAGATACCTGAAGAAGTATGGCAAGCTTATGAGGGGCTCGTTAATTTGGGATATAAAGAACATTTTATTGCCGAATAA
- a CDS encoding phage holin family protein — protein sequence MLSFIVKWVLSAVAVLIAAYILPGVSVESFWAALLVAVILSLFNAILRPILVILTIPVTILTLGLFLLVINAVIVLLTDAMIGDFYVSGFWWALIFSLVISILGAIFDRIAEGVGN from the coding sequence ATGCTATCATTTATTGTCAAGTGGGTACTATCGGCGGTAGCCGTATTGATTGCCGCTTATATTCTGCCGGGTGTCTCGGTGGAGAGTTTCTGGGCGGCGCTGCTGGTGGCAGTCATCTTGTCGCTGTTCAATGCCATCCTTCGCCCTATACTGGTAATCCTGACCATACCGGTAACCATCCTTACATTAGGGTTGTTTTTGCTGGTCATCAATGCAGTGATCGTATTACTGACCGATGCCATGATCGGGGACTTTTATGTGTCGGGATTCTGGTGGGCACTCATTTTCAGTCTGGTCATCTCTATCCTGGGGGCTATCTTTGATAGAATAGCAGAGGGAGTAGGAAATTGA
- a CDS encoding SDR family NAD(P)-dependent oxidoreductase, translating into MQALTLELPARRLTNEGVRVVLISRTREELEEVAGEIGENKAQVVEADVAQEDHIKKAYKQVIRQWGRVDIVVANAGVNGVCALHR; encoded by the coding sequence GTGCAGGCTCTGACATTGGAACTACCAGCCAGGCGATTGACCAATGAGGGTGTACGAGTAGTACTTATCAGCCGTACCCGTGAAGAGCTTGAAGAAGTAGCCGGTGAGATTGGCGAAAATAAAGCTCAGGTCGTGGAAGCCGATGTGGCACAGGAAGATCACATCAAAAAAGCCTATAAACAGGTGATCAGGCAGTGGGGCAGGGTGGATATTGTAGTGGCCAATGCCGGGGTCAATGGTGTGTGTGCGCTTCATAGATGA
- a CDS encoding SDR family oxidoreductase encodes MNLTGTFLTIKYAVPHFKKQGGSVIVAVSIDGTRVFSNTGATAYSCSKAGQVAMPKMLALELAKHKIRVNVV; translated from the coding sequence ATTAACCTGACAGGCACTTTTCTCACCATCAAATATGCAGTACCTCATTTCAAGAAGCAAGGAGGATCAGTGATAGTGGCAGTCTCTATCGATGGTACACGGGTATTCAGCAATACCGGGGCTACTGCCTACTCTTGCAGCAAAGCGGGTCAGGTAGCTATGCCTAAAATGCTGGCTTTAGAGCTGGCCAAGCATAAGATTCGGGTCAACGTAGTTTGA
- a CDS encoding cysteine-rich CWC family protein, with translation MSKHETKYCPICKSAFECKPGNITQCQCFGIPIDGETAQYIREKYEACLCRSCLEKLRINAKSQTDNSALDYDK, from the coding sequence ATGAGCAAACACGAGACAAAATACTGCCCTATCTGTAAATCCGCCTTTGAATGCAAGCCGGGTAACATTACCCAGTGTCAGTGTTTTGGTATACCAATAGATGGTGAGACGGCACAGTATATCCGGGAAAAGTACGAGGCTTGTCTTTGTCGCTCCTGTCTGGAAAAGCTTAGAATCAATGCAAAAAGTCAGACAGATAATTCTGCCTTAGATTATGACAAATAA
- a CDS encoding PAS domain S-box protein, which yields MQDHIVISDFMPHGHCYFWEPYILWSHAISDSIIALAYMTIPFSLFYIYNKRRDFTYRGVVILFAIFIFGCGVTHIFDVINIWHPIYRIDSLARIITALASIGTAIVLIKFTPRIVALPTLKQWEDVHKELSASNEELSAANEELNAANEELQAANEELTLINEQLAAAKDEIQKLSDKALQQSQKQYQDLAESISDIFFAVDSSFRFTYWNKTSEKYSGMKSEQVLGKNIYELYPHLKDTALDRFYQQVLQSGKPDKFIQTLEERYGNTIHEVNAYPSAEGIAVITVDITARQQAKKQLEEQKNQLELALWGADLGMWDRDLTNDMLHCDERYMQITGLKPEESANSFQDWAERVHPEDATAVIEKLRMHEEGDISSYQQQYRMLNSSGEYIWVMSSAKVVERDAAGKPLRIVGVLQDISEIKQAEETNRFFRYLIDHTHDPIYWIDPHNGFRFTYVNKAACKHYGFPEEKLLTMSITDWDPTFTLEKCHTHWERVKKLRSLNFESVHRNAQGEEIPVEISTNYLKYGDREYFGGHFKNISERKKKEEQEKALKNELIRQNEQLQQFGFITSHNLRSPVASLLGLVEVFDEKEFTNKIHVQAVHHIRETAGKMDEILKDLNQILEYQKSINEQREWVKLEDIIFSVQVLLASSIQTSSVQIITEFDVRKLYTVKSYLQSIFYNLISNAIKYKDPGRTPKVYIRSSLKNEIVHIAFSDNGLGIDLEKNRERIFGLYKRFHYHVEGRGMGLHLVKTQIEALHGKVKVDSKVGEGTTFTISLPYVQQEETIEE from the coding sequence ATGCAAGATCATATCGTGATATCTGATTTCATGCCTCATGGACATTGTTATTTCTGGGAGCCTTATATTCTCTGGTCTCACGCCATTTCAGATAGTATTATTGCCCTGGCGTATATGACCATTCCTTTCTCTCTTTTTTATATTTATAATAAACGCAGGGATTTTACTTATAGAGGAGTAGTCATTCTTTTTGCTATTTTTATCTTCGGCTGTGGTGTTACCCACATTTTTGATGTAATCAACATCTGGCATCCTATTTATCGCATTGATTCTCTGGCGCGTATCATCACAGCACTGGCTTCCATCGGTACAGCCATTGTACTAATAAAGTTTACTCCCAGGATTGTAGCCCTTCCTACCCTCAAACAGTGGGAAGATGTTCATAAAGAACTCAGTGCATCTAATGAAGAGCTTAGTGCGGCTAATGAGGAATTGAATGCTGCCAATGAAGAGTTGCAGGCTGCTAATGAAGAGCTTACATTGATCAATGAGCAGTTGGCTGCTGCGAAAGATGAAATACAAAAACTTTCTGACAAAGCACTTCAGCAAAGTCAAAAGCAATATCAAGACCTGGCCGAGAGTATTTCTGATATCTTTTTTGCTGTTGACTCCTCCTTTCGCTTTACCTACTGGAACAAGACAAGTGAAAAATATAGTGGTATGAAATCCGAACAGGTATTAGGGAAAAATATTTATGAATTATACCCCCACCTTAAGGATACGGCCCTGGACAGATTTTACCAACAGGTTTTACAAAGTGGTAAACCTGATAAATTTATTCAAACACTGGAAGAGAGGTATGGAAACACTATTCATGAAGTCAATGCTTATCCTTCCGCTGAGGGAATTGCGGTGATTACTGTTGATATTACCGCCAGACAGCAGGCGAAAAAGCAGTTAGAAGAGCAAAAAAATCAGTTAGAACTCGCACTCTGGGGTGCTGACCTGGGCATGTGGGATCGTGATTTGACCAATGACATGTTGCATTGTGATGAACGCTATATGCAAATTACCGGCCTCAAACCTGAAGAATCAGCAAACAGCTTTCAAGACTGGGCCGAGCGTGTACATCCAGAGGATGCAACTGCTGTGATTGAGAAACTACGAATGCATGAAGAAGGAGACATTTCCTCTTATCAGCAACAGTACCGTATGCTCAATTCTTCAGGAGAGTATATCTGGGTGATGAGTAGTGCGAAAGTAGTGGAGCGTGATGCCGCAGGAAAGCCCCTCCGTATTGTCGGTGTCTTGCAAGATATTTCGGAGATAAAACAGGCCGAAGAGACCAACCGTTTTTTTAGATATCTGATAGACCATACCCATGATCCTATCTACTGGATTGACCCTCACAATGGTTTTCGCTTCACCTATGTGAACAAAGCTGCCTGTAAGCACTATGGCTTTCCTGAAGAAAAACTACTTACCATGAGTATTACCGACTGGGACCCAACTTTTACGCTGGAAAAATGCCATACGCATTGGGAAAGGGTAAAAAAATTAAGGTCGTTAAATTTTGAGTCTGTACACCGCAATGCCCAGGGAGAAGAAATCCCGGTAGAGATCAGTACCAACTATCTGAAGTATGGAGACAGAGAGTATTTTGGCGGACACTTTAAAAATATCAGCGAGCGAAAGAAAAAAGAAGAACAGGAAAAAGCTTTAAAAAATGAGCTAATTCGGCAGAATGAGCAGTTACAGCAGTTTGGCTTTATTACCTCTCACAACCTCAGAAGTCCGGTGGCAAGTTTATTGGGTTTGGTAGAAGTATTTGATGAGAAGGAGTTTACAAATAAAATCCATGTGCAGGCCGTGCATCATATACGTGAAACTGCGGGTAAGATGGACGAGATTCTGAAGGATCTTAATCAGATTTTAGAATATCAGAAGTCGATCAATGAGCAGCGCGAATGGGTAAAACTTGAAGATATTATTTTTAGTGTACAGGTATTGCTCGCTTCATCTATCCAGACCTCCAGCGTACAAATTATCACTGAATTTGACGTCAGGAAACTCTACACTGTCAAAAGTTATCTGCAAAGTATTTTTTATAATCTGATCTCCAATGCTATTAAGTATAAAGATCCAGGGCGTACGCCAAAAGTCTATATCCGCTCCAGTTTGAAAAATGAAATAGTTCATATAGCATTTAGTGACAATGGATTAGGCATTGATTTGGAGAAAAACCGAGAAAGGATTTTTGGTTTGTACAAGCGATTTCATTACCATGTAGAAGGCCGAGGAATGGGGCTGCATCTGGTCAAAACCCAGATAGAGGCACTACACGGAAAAGTTAAGGTAGATAGTAAAGTGGGTGAAGGTACTACTTTTACCATCTCACTGCCCTATGTACAACAGGAGGAAACTATTGAAGAATAA
- a CDS encoding PepSY-associated TM helix domain-containing protein — translation MTVKKIVGKIHLWLGFASGLVVFIVAITGCLIAFEDEIKSVTRSFRNIEVLSAEQAMLPPTQLSAIAKAALETSDEPKGFVYNEDDKTTSVWFWGFEPEHFYTVHVNPYTGKVIEITNEEIDFFHLMIHGHYYLWLPPNIGQPIVAYGTLIFAIMLLSGLVLWWPKNKKARKQRFTIRWDAKWRRLNYDLHNVMGFYMLSVGLVLALTGMIMGLQWFANTVHFTAGGDGNGEYIMPFSDTTAVQPNEAGIDQLWTRLVQQKPTDGILYISVPQTDADSYYTYINHDAESYHKVDYKHYDRYTLKPLAATGPYEGKYEDADLADTVLRMNYDIHRGAILGLTGKIIAFIASLIIASMPVSGVMIWWGRQKKSKKSLSKKTTKREKVQQEKELAAFR, via the coding sequence ATGACTGTAAAAAAAATCGTTGGGAAAATACACCTCTGGCTCGGATTTGCGTCCGGGCTGGTGGTGTTTATTGTTGCCATCACCGGCTGCCTCATCGCTTTTGAAGATGAGATCAAAAGTGTTACCCGTTCTTTCAGGAACATTGAAGTTCTCTCAGCAGAACAGGCAATGCTTCCTCCTACCCAACTCTCTGCCATTGCCAAAGCGGCTTTGGAAACTTCAGACGAGCCCAAGGGCTTTGTCTACAATGAGGATGATAAAACGACCAGTGTCTGGTTCTGGGGATTTGAGCCGGAGCATTTTTATACTGTCCATGTCAATCCCTATACCGGCAAAGTGATTGAAATTACCAACGAGGAAATTGATTTTTTCCACCTTATGATCCACGGACATTATTATCTGTGGCTACCTCCCAACATTGGTCAGCCCATCGTGGCCTATGGTACACTCATCTTCGCTATCATGCTGCTCAGTGGACTGGTGCTTTGGTGGCCCAAAAACAAAAAAGCCCGTAAGCAACGCTTCACCATCAGGTGGGACGCCAAATGGCGCAGACTCAATTATGATCTGCATAATGTGATGGGTTTTTACATGCTTTCGGTAGGACTAGTATTAGCACTCACCGGTATGATCATGGGCCTACAATGGTTTGCCAACACGGTACATTTTACTGCCGGTGGTGACGGTAATGGAGAGTACATTATGCCTTTTTCAGATACCACTGCTGTACAACCCAATGAAGCGGGAATTGACCAGCTGTGGACACGTCTGGTTCAGCAAAAACCGACAGATGGTATTCTTTATATCTCTGTGCCTCAGACTGATGCTGATTCTTATTACACCTATATCAACCACGATGCTGAATCCTATCATAAAGTTGATTACAAACATTATGACCGGTACACGTTAAAACCGCTGGCAGCCACAGGTCCTTATGAAGGAAAATATGAAGACGCTGATCTGGCAGATACTGTACTGCGGATGAATTATGACATCCATAGAGGCGCAATTCTGGGATTAACCGGTAAAATTATTGCCTTCATTGCCAGCCTCATCATCGCCAGCATGCCGGTTTCCGGTGTGATGATCTGGTGGGGAAGACAGAAGAAATCAAAAAAATCGCTCAGCAAAAAAACCACAAAAAGAGAGAAAGTCCAGCAGGAAAAGGAGTTGGCAGCCTTCAGGTAA
- a CDS encoding TonB-dependent receptor has translation MIRTFTKYYLFLVCLGISTGVLPHNLHAQSLGTIQGNIQSPNGEPLANINVALQNTSLGSSTNDQGSFTISNIPAGNYTLVATSIGYTARKQNVSVKAGETTQLNLQLNESAQQLKEIEVSGQADRYKVDVPSPTLRIKTPLLEVPQNIQVINREILQDQQIFDMLEGVSRNISGVTKLEHWDNYARLNMRGSRIAPFRNGMNVQSSWGPLAEDMSMVERIEFVKGPAGFMMANGEPSGFYNVVTKKPTGITKGEATLTVGSFDTYRATTDLDGKLSEDGRLLYRLNLMGQTKGSHRPYEYNNRYTVAPVLKYQIDERTSITAEYTYQYAQTGPIGSAYVFSANGYADLPLDFTIAEPNMDPSTVHDHSSFLILEHQLSENWQLTGQVAYFNYEASGSSFWAGGVNEAGDLQRTVSIWDALNVGKFGQFFVNGEVQTGGIKHRILGGLDLGSKRYIADWNQTVNLNGSVPFNIYNPVHSVPMDSLPQFDRSRSLRQRAGGNILSQSYSGVYVQDELHFWEDRLRLTLAGRITSSTDNQYGSETDETKFTPRAGLSVSIDPQTSVYALYDQAFVPQSGVDVNGTAFDPITGNNIEAGLKKDWFDGRWNSTLAVYQITKNNVLVNDPDNINFSTQLGQTQTMGAEVDVRGEVLPGLTLVWNYAFTNSEITEDTEEANIGNPVPGFAKHLTNGWLNYRFSNVLEGFGLSLGYQWQVDRTTWSWAGSTGQEALPDYFRLDGSLSWQSEKFNVALNVNNILNEYLYSGSAYSSYYYWQTEPPRNFRLSLGYKF, from the coding sequence ATGATACGCACATTTACGAAGTACTACTTGTTTTTAGTATGCCTGGGAATCAGTACAGGAGTCCTTCCTCATAATCTTCATGCCCAGTCTTTGGGTACAATCCAGGGAAATATACAATCTCCCAACGGAGAGCCATTGGCTAATATCAATGTCGCCCTGCAAAATACCAGCCTGGGCAGCTCCACTAATGATCAGGGTAGCTTTACCATCAGTAACATACCCGCTGGCAATTATACCTTGGTAGCCACTTCCATCGGTTATACTGCCAGAAAACAGAATGTAAGTGTAAAAGCTGGTGAGACTACCCAACTTAACTTACAACTCAACGAGTCAGCCCAGCAACTAAAAGAAATAGAAGTAAGCGGACAGGCTGACAGGTATAAAGTAGATGTTCCCTCTCCTACTTTGCGCATCAAAACGCCACTACTGGAAGTACCTCAGAACATACAGGTAATCAATCGGGAAATTTTGCAGGATCAGCAGATTTTTGATATGCTGGAAGGCGTATCACGCAACATCAGCGGAGTGACCAAGCTGGAGCACTGGGACAATTACGCACGCCTCAACATGAGAGGATCTCGCATAGCGCCCTTCAGAAATGGTATGAATGTACAGTCCAGCTGGGGACCTTTGGCTGAGGATATGTCTATGGTAGAGCGTATAGAGTTTGTGAAAGGTCCTGCCGGATTTATGATGGCCAATGGCGAACCCAGTGGTTTTTACAATGTGGTCACCAAGAAACCTACCGGCATCACCAAAGGCGAAGCTACGCTTACTGTAGGCAGCTTTGATACCTATCGTGCTACGACTGACCTGGATGGCAAGCTAAGCGAAGACGGAAGACTGCTCTACCGCCTTAACCTGATGGGACAGACCAAAGGCTCGCATCGTCCTTACGAATACAATAATCGCTATACGGTGGCTCCGGTACTCAAATACCAGATTGATGAGCGCACCTCCATCACAGCAGAGTATACCTATCAGTATGCTCAGACAGGTCCTATTGGTTCTGCCTATGTGTTCTCAGCCAATGGTTATGCAGACTTACCGCTGGACTTTACCATTGCCGAGCCCAACATGGACCCTTCTACCGTACATGATCATAGCAGCTTCCTCATACTGGAGCATCAACTGTCTGAAAACTGGCAGTTGACCGGCCAGGTAGCTTATTTTAACTATGAGGCGAGTGGAAGTTCATTCTGGGCAGGAGGAGTAAACGAGGCAGGAGATCTTCAGCGTACTGTCAGTATCTGGGATGCCCTCAATGTAGGCAAGTTCGGTCAGTTCTTTGTCAATGGTGAAGTACAAACGGGCGGCATCAAGCACCGCATCCTGGGAGGTCTGGATCTGGGCTCCAAACGATACATTGCCGACTGGAACCAGACGGTGAACCTTAACGGAAGTGTACCTTTCAACATCTATAATCCTGTGCATTCGGTACCTATGGATTCCTTACCTCAGTTTGACCGCTCCCGTAGCCTGCGTCAGCGTGCCGGAGGCAACATCCTGAGCCAGTCTTATTCAGGCGTGTATGTACAGGATGAGCTGCACTTCTGGGAGGATAGACTGCGCCTGACTTTAGCTGGTAGAATTACCTCCAGCACAGATAATCAGTACGGCTCTGAAACCGATGAAACCAAATTCACACCTCGTGCAGGCTTGAGTGTCTCTATTGATCCCCAAACCTCTGTTTATGCACTCTATGATCAGGCTTTTGTCCCTCAGTCAGGAGTTGATGTAAACGGTACTGCCTTTGATCCGATCACCGGCAACAACATTGAAGCAGGCTTAAAGAAAGACTGGTTTGATGGACGTTGGAACTCTACCCTGGCAGTATACCAGATCACCAAAAATAATGTATTAGTGAACGATCCGGATAACATCAACTTTTCTACACAATTGGGCCAAACGCAAACGATGGGTGCCGAAGTAGATGTGAGAGGAGAAGTACTGCCGGGACTCACCCTGGTCTGGAACTATGCATTTACGAACTCAGAAATAACTGAAGATACAGAAGAAGCAAACATCGGCAACCCCGTACCCGGCTTTGCCAAGCATCTGACCAATGGATGGCTGAATTACCGCTTCAGCAATGTGCTGGAAGGTTTCGGACTATCATTAGGTTATCAGTGGCAGGTAGACCGTACCACCTGGTCATGGGCAGGCAGCACCGGGCAGGAAGCCCTACCTGATTACTTCCGCCTGGATGGCTCTCTCTCCTGGCAGAGTGAAAAATTCAATGTAGCTTTGAATGTCAATAATATACTGAATGAGTACCTTTACTCAGGCTCCGCTTATAGCTCTTATTACTACTGGCAGACGGAGCCACCCAGAAACTTCCGTTTATCATTAGGTTATAAATTTTAA